Sequence from the [Bacteroides] pectinophilus genome:
GCAGGCGGTGATGAGGCAGCACTTTTTGCTGCGGAGCTTTTCCGCATGTATACTCATTACGCTGAGAGCCGCAGATGGAAGGTTGAGGTTGTCAACTCTGACGAGACCGGTATCGGCGGTATGAAGGAAATTGAATTCATGGTAAAGGGACAGGGTGCATACTCAGTGCTTAAGTATGAGAGCGGCGTTCACCGTGTACAGCGTGTACCTGAGACTGAATCTGGCGGACGTATCCATACATCTACGGCGACTGTAGCGGTTATGCCAGAGGCAGAGGAAGTTGATGTCCAGATTGATGAGAAGGATATCCGTATAGATGTTATGCGTGCTTCAGGTAATGGTGGCCAGTGTGTAAATACAACCGACTCGGCTGTGCGTCTTACTCACTATCCTACAGGAATTGTCATCTACAGCCAGACAGAGAAGTCACAGATTCAGAACAAGGAGAAGGCATTTGCACTCTTAAGGGCAAAGCTGTATGATATGGAATGCCAGAAGGCACATGACGCAGAGGCTGATGCCAGACGAAGCCAGATTGGAACGGGTGACCGTTCTGAGAAGATAAGAACCTACAACTTCCCACAGGGACGAGTTACAGACCACAGAATAGGTCTTACACTTTATAAGCTTGATAAGATTATGGATGGTGACATTCAGGAAATCATTGACGCATGTATTGCGGCTGACCAGGCTGCCAAGCTGGCGAAGATGGGTGAAAACTAAATATTATATAAGAATATTGAAAGACGGACTTTGATACCGGGTGGTGTTGGGGGACGTCTTTTTATGTTGGTAACAATATTTTAAATGAAATATTTTGTATAACGTATAAAATATATTGTGTGTTGTAAGAAATTTATGATACAGATGAAATCGTTAATGATTTGTGATACAATTATATTAAGATTTATATATTTAATACATATTACAGATAATAATAAACTATAAGCTGTTTTACAACTGATTTGTAATACTTAATCAGAACACCGATGGACCGGGGGAGTGTTTAGTAAGGAGTTGGCTGATATATGAATGCGATAAGTTCCAATGAGCAGATGATACAGAAAATTAATGAAGTTCTCCAGAACAAGAAGGATGCAATAGTGAATATTGTAAATGACAAGCTGACGATATCAGTATTCTCCTTGCTTGAGAAGAACCTGCAGAATGTGAAAGAGATTAATTTTGTTATTCGTGATGTGAAGTTCCTGCCACATCAGTCAGAGATAGCTCACGAATTTGAGATTAATCCTACAGATGTACTGTTTAATGCTTATGATATTACAGAGAAAAACAAGTTACAGCATTTTTCCAAAGCTAGGAGTATGCATGATTTTATCGAGAAGCACGTTAATATTCGTAAGGTCAATGCAGGTATTCGCATAGGTGGAAATATCTTGATAATAGATGATGACTTTATGATTCAGGGTAGCTCCTCGCTCGAAGTTTCAAAGAAAAGCAGCAGAGATGCTTTCAGTAATATTAACTTTGACACGATATTAAATGGTAGTGCTGATAAGGAGCAGATTCTGGCAGCTTTAGAAACCTTTAAGAAGATTTGGTTCAATGAACAGGTGTCTGTAGATTACAAGGATGAATTGCTTGCGAGTTTGCAATATGTATATAAGGAGCATGCTCCAGAGTTTCTGTATTATTTTACATTGAATGAGTTGTTTGGTAATCAGCTTGATGCCGGGGTAGAGCGTTTTGAAAGAGACAGTGTCAGATTTAAAAAGACAGAGATTTGGAATGCATTATATGATTTCCAAAAGGATTGCGTAGTATCTGCAATTCGTAAGCTCAATACTTATGGTGGATGCATTATTGCAGATTCAGTAGGTCTTGGTAAGACGTTTGAGGCTCTGGCGATTATAAAGTATTTTGAAATCGGAATGAACAGAGTTCTTGTACTGACTCCTGCAAAACTCTATGACAACTGGAATTCTTTCAGAGGAGATTATAAGGATTCATTTTTACATGAGACATTTAATTACAGAATTATGTTGCATACTGATTTGTCCAGATATAGCGGAATGTCAAGATCAGGACAAGATCTCAAAAAGTTTGACTGGGGATTATATGACCTTGTAGTTATTGACGAGTCACATAATTTCCGTAATAGAAATGACAGATATGATGATAACGACCAGCTGATAATGACACGATATGCAAGATTAATGCAGGATGTTATTAAGCATGGAAATAATAATACAAAGGTGCTGATGTTGTCAGCTACTCCTGTAAATAATAGCTTGGTAGATTTGAAAAATCAGATAAGCATTATTACAAGAGATACAGATTCTGCATTTGAAGAACAGGGCATCACGAGTGTTGAAAATCTTTTGCGTAGGACTTCAGCAAGTATCAATGCATGGGAAAAGATTCCACATCATCAGAAAGACCAGTTGTTGGATAGTCTGCCATCAGATTTCTATAAGTTGCTGGAACTTATGACGATATCACGAAGCAGAAAGCATATTACCAGTTATTATGGTGATAAGGGAGTAGGTCAGTTCCCGGAGAAGAACAAACCAGATACATATAATAGCGATATTGATACAAAGAAGGAACTTTTACATTTCAGAGAGACCAATGAGCTTCTTGAAGCCTTGATTCTCAGTGTTTATACGCCTACAAGGTACATCAAGGAAGAATACAAGAAGCTGTACATTGAAAAGTATTCCCTCAAAGGTAAGCATGGTGGAGACATGAACTTCGATACACAGGCGAATGGTATGATTATTCTTCATAGATTCAATCTGTTTAAGCGTTTGGAAAGTTCTGTGTATTCCTTTGAAGAAACGCTCCGTAGACTGTTAGAAAGAATTGAGCGTACAGAACAATTATTGTTGAAAGGAAGCGGGAATGTATCTGAGGAAGATGCAGATTTTGATGACAACGATTCAGAGGATGTATATATTGAAGGAAAATATGAGATAGATGTCAAACATTTAAGAGTGGATGACTACTTGGAAGACTTAGCCAGCGATAAATATATTATTGCTGAGATTCATAAAAGTGCAAAGCGTATCCTTGATGAGCAGAGAGACCAGAAGCTTCAAGATCTTATGGGCATTTTGGAAAGAAAGGTCAGAGAAACTCCATACAATGCTGGCAATCGCAAGGTTATTATATTTACGGCGTTTGCGGATACAGCAGATTATTTGTATAACAGTCTTTCAGAACATATGAAGGACTTAGGGGTATATTCAGCTTGCATTACAGGCAAGAGAGTTGTTACTAATAACAGGAATGTTGACAGTGATTTCAATTCAGTATTATGTGCGTTCTCGCCAGTATCGAAGATGAAAAAAGAGATACCTGCAGAAGAGCAAATTGATTTATTGATTGGAACAGATTGTATTTCAGAAGGTCAGAACTTACAGGATTGCGACACTGTAATTAACTTTGATATTCAGTGGAACCCAGTATCTTTGATACAGAGATTTGGTCGTATTGACCGTATAGGAAGTAAGAATACAAATATCCAAATGATAAATTTCTTCCCTAACATGGAGTTGAATGAGTATCTTGGACTTGAAGCACGAGTCAAAGGAAAAATGACAACATTGAATTTGGTATCTACTGGTGATGAAGACGTGCTTACTCCTGAGATGAATGATTTCAATTTCAGAAAGCGTCAGCTCGAACGACTGAAGGATGAAGTTATTGATATAGAGGATGCAAACGACAATATTTCTCTTACTGATTTGAACATGAATGAGTATTTGAATGAGTTGTCGGAATACATTCAAAATGTACCAGAGATTAAGAAAGTTCCAAAAGGTGTGTATTCTGTAACAGACGGAGATAATGCTGGGGTACTATTCTGCTTCAAGCATCGCAACGATGCAAATAAGCCTAAATCTGACAGCTCTTTGTATCCATATTACCTCATATATATGAGAAATGATGGAGAGGTACTCTTTGGAAATGGACAGGCTAGGGAAGTGGTAAAGCAGTTCCGTAAGCTATGCTATGGCAAGAGCAAACCTGTCATGGAACTATTTCAAAAATTCTTTGTACGCACCAATAATGCCAAGGATATGCAGTTCTATTCAGACCTGCTTAATAAAGCGATAAAATCAATCAAGGGCGAAGAGGAGTCAAAGGCTACTCAGCTTATGTTTGATTTTGGCGGATTTAATAATGCCTTTGCCGATGAAACTGCTGATGATTTTGAATTGATTTCATTCTTGGTGGTTGAATAAATATAGGAGCAAATAATGAATATTAATACATGTGAAGCGCTTTTAGCAGAACTTCAAATAATGCAGTTTAAGTTTGAGTCTTTAAATGGTCAAAATAAGGAAAATAATATTGCAAACATCGTTAGTACTCTTAAGAAATGTGATATTGTAACACCGAAGAAGGAAAAATGGTATAGGGCAAGGGAAATACAAAATAATGATGAAAATATTATATATAATGAGGTTGGAATACCAATAAGAGGATATGATTCTGAACAATCTGGGGTAGCACCTGCAAGATATATTTCAGAAGGTAGAGCGAATGATAAAAATGAGCAGGTTCTGTATGTTGCAGAAGATCAAAATACGGCTTTAAAGGAAATAAAAACGGTTAAAGATAGTTATATTTCTTTATCATATTGCGTTTTAAATAAGAATATAAGACTATTAGATTTTTCACCATACTCAAATAATGAACTTGAAGGATATGCAAATAATCAGTTTAACGATGGTACATATAAAATGATTTTTGTTGAAATACAAAGAATATTGACATTGCCGGAATATTCAGAAAACGAATATGTTATTTCAAGGAAATTGGTTAGATTAATAAAAGAGAATATAAAAGCATCAGGAATGCTATATATTTCACATTACACTGGAAAAAAGAATATAGCTATTTGGGATAATAATAAATTCATAACTTTTTCTGAAGGAAAAGTTGTACAGGGCATTTAAGGAAAGAGAGTATTATGTTTGGATTGCCAGATACATATAGAGTAAATGTTGATGTGGCTTTAAAAGATTTTATTCCGAAGGCTTTAAAGCCTAATGACAAAAAGAGAATAAAAGATGCTATTGAGTCTGTAAGGCTTGATTATCAGATTGCTGGAGAAGAGATTCCATCCGTAAACAATGAAGAGTATCGTTGTCAGGTCATACAGTTTTATGATATTGAAGTGATAAACATTAAGGATGCAAATTTTCTTGCATCCACTTATCAGAACCTTATAAAACCTTTATGTGTGATTCATATGCATGATACAAATGATGAAGTTTATTCAATGGCAATAAAGCGACTTAGCCAGATTGATGATATGCAAATTGTTGTAGAGCAGATGCTGCTTACAGATAAATATATGCTAGGTATTCCTGACAGTAACAGGGATAGACTTATGGCATATATGAATTATGCCACAGTAAAGAATAAGATAGACAAAGTACAGCTTTACAAAGAGTGGTTTTATAAAGCATATATGGTTGTTAATGAGAAAGCCTATATCCACACAGACAAATTGTTGGATGGCAATAGTTGGTATGATGCTGACAGAACTGCAAGAATATGCCAGAAATATGTAGAGCTGGTAACGTCCAGGGGTAGATTAAAAACAGCAGTTACTAATGCCGAAAAGATGAAACTCAATAAAGAGATTAAAACAGAAATATGTCAATTAACAGAACTTGGAGGTGTACAGGATGATTAGCTGTGTATGGAACGTGTTTGCAGATGCAATAATACCAATTGGGGTTGCTATATTTGGTGTGTATGTGGCAGAACATTATGCAAGAAAAAGAGACTGGAAACAAAAACAAATTGAAATACAGATTGATTATTTAAAAAGAGAAATTGAATATTTAACTGAAATGGAAAATGGGGTTATATCTGTCACAAGACTAGTCGATAAATGTTTGATAACTCGTGATACAGATAAAAAAGTTGAAATATATAATTTGGTAATGGGACGATTAAGTGAATTAAATATAAAAAGTCTTTCTGTGTATTATGAGCTTGATTGTTATAATAAAGCAATGAATTTGGAAATAGATATTGAAAAATATAAAAATTCAATTGGAACGTGTATCAGTAATTTTAAAAAAATGTGTGATAGTTGCCTACAAGAACCGAATAAAGAATTGTCTGAAGATAAAATAAATAATGAAATTAGTATTGTTAAGAATGAAATAGAGTGTGCTATCGAGAAGATTACAAATAAAATGGTGGAGTATTTAAAAGTAGAGTAATTTTGATATATTACGAATGGAGAATATAAAATATGAATAATAAAGTACCACAGCAGATTAATGATATCGTTGGAGATAATGTAAAGAAACTTGCTCAGTTATTCCCATCTGTTGTAAAGGATGGAGAGGTTGATTTTGAAGCCTTAAAAGAAGAACTTGGACAGTATGAGGAAGTAGGAAGCGAAAAGTATGAGCTTACTTGGGCAGGAAAAAAGAATGCAAAAAGGATTGCTCAGGAAGATGTTATTGGAAGAACACTAAAATTTATTCCAGAGGATAGTAAGGATGCAGATACTACAGAGAACCTCTATATTGAAGGGGATAATCTGGAAGTGTTGAAGCTACTTAGACAGAATTATTATGGTGCCATCAAGATGATTTATATAGATCCACCATATAATACTGGAAATGATTTTGTTTATAATGATTCATTTGAAATGAGTGAGAGTGAAAGCAATATAGTAGAAGGCACCATAAGTGTAGTTGGCGAAAAATATGTGATTAATAGTGCATCGACAAATAAATATCATGCTAAATGGCTAAGTATGTTATATTCAAGATTAAAGATTGCAAAAGATTTATTGAGTGATGATGGAATTATCTCGATTAGTATTGATGAGCATGAATTTGAAAATTTAATTAAATTATGTAAAGAAGTTTTTGGGGAGCAGAATTATATCGGATCTATAGTAGTAAAAAGCAATCCACGAGGTTCCATGTCTACAGCAGAATTGGCAAGTTTGCATGAATATCTCGTGCTATTTGCAAAAAGTAGGAATGATGTAAATATAATAGGTCATGCTTTATCTGAGAATATGTTATCAGAATATAAGTATGAAGATGCTGGAGGAAAATATCGTTTACTCGGATTGAGAATGAGAGGAGGATTTTGGAGAAGGAGTGAGAGGCCTAATCTTTATTTCCCTATATATGTCAATCCTAATACAGGGGGAGTGTCATTGAAAAAGAATTATGAATTTCCAGAAGAAGCACTTCCAATTCAGCCATCGACTATGGAAGATGGAACTTGGAGATGGAGTAAAGATAAAATATTATTAAACAGTGATCAGATAATAGGAAGGCAAGTCTCTAGGCAAGGAGAGCTTGAATGGGATATATTTCAAAAAGATTATCTTAGTAGAGGTGAAACAAGAAGGACTAAGGCAAAAAGTATTTGGGATGAGAGTGAAATAAATTATCAAAATGGTACGGAGGAAGTAAAGAGGCTGTTAGGAAAAGCAGGAGTTTTTGACTATTCAAAGCCAGTTTTTTTAATCAAACAAATAATGAATATGTTAGACTTGAATAACGGGGATATTGTTTTGGATTTCTTTTCAGGTGCAGCAACTACGGCTCAAGCGGTATTTGAGTATAATATTGAAAATAACGCTCAATTGTTTTTTGGATTAGTTCAACTGCCAGAATTATGTGATGAGAAGACAGAGGCATATAAAAGTGGGTATACGAATATTTGCGAAATTGGAAAAGAACGCATTCGTAGAGCAGGAGATAAAATAAAATCAGAGCATCCAGATGCAGATATAGATATTGGGTTTAAAGTATTTAGAACTGCTGATACCAATATCAAATGGAATTAGCTGACCATTTCAAGAGACTTTACAACATTGATATTGGTAAGCATAGCTTTATTTATGACAGTAAAAACCCAAAGCAAATCAGTTCAAAGTTAGTTGAGAGTAATGATTTAAGCATTTGTGTGTTAAATATTCAGGCATTTAATAAAGATACAAATATACTTAGGAAAACAGATGAGTATGAGCAAAATCTTTGGGAAGATATCAAATATATCAAGCCGATTGTAATTATTGACGAGCCACAAAAGATTGAAGGTACTGCAAAGAAAAAGTCAAAATCTTTAGTTGCTATTGAAGAATTAAAGCCACTTTTTACTTTGCGTTATTCTGCTACGCACAAGCAGTTATACAATCAGATTTATAAACTGGATTCCTATGCAGCATATCAGAAGGATTTAGTTAAAAAGATTGTTGTTAAGACAGTCTATGGGGTGATTCCAAAGGATTATCCATATGTCAGATATCTTGCATTTACTTCCGATTTGAAAGCAAAGATTGAGATATTTTCGCAAGATCAAGGTGGAACAATCAGATTTAAAACTTTCAATGTAGGTGGCGGAGCATCTCTTGAAGAATTATCGGGTGGTTTATCTCAGTATAAGGATTATCGCATTGCAGAGGAACCTCATAAATTAAAGCCATTGTCAGTTGCTACTAAGGAAGGATTCTTTGGTCTGGAGCTTGGACACAGTAATCATGAGATAGAGAAGAATGAGGCTGTGCGAATTCAAATAAGATTAGCGATACAGAACCATTTCACAAAACAGCTCAACATTATTCGTTCAGGTAGGAAAATCAAGGCTTTAACATTATTCTTTATCGATGCTGTAGATAAGGTGCGTGATGATTCAGCTCCTGATGGAAGAGGCGAGTATCTGCGTATTTTTGATGAAGAGTACAAAAAGTATGTAACAACTCATGCGCATGAGCTGGAAATGAATAAAGAATATTTTCCAGACTACATGAACGTACAGGCTGTAAGAGAGGGATATTTTGCCAGAGACAAGAAGAATAATGCGGTAGATGTTGAAGGTTGGGATTCATCTTTAGACGATAGCGATGTGAAACTAAAGGCAAAGTCACAAGAAGATATTGATAGAGGTATCAGTCTTATTCTTGAAAAGAAGGATGAATTGATTTCATTTGAGGAACCTCTTGCGTTTATCTTTTCACATTCTGCATTGAGAGAAGGATGGGATAATCCAAACGTGTTTACACTTTGTACGTTAAAAGCTGGCGGTTCTGATATTGCTAAAAAACAGGAGATTGGTCGAGGATTAAGATTGCCGGTTGACAACACAGGTAATCGTTGTA
This genomic interval carries:
- a CDS encoding DUF4391 domain-containing protein, producing MFGLPDTYRVNVDVALKDFIPKALKPNDKKRIKDAIESVRLDYQIAGEEIPSVNNEEYRCQVIQFYDIEVINIKDANFLASTYQNLIKPLCVIHMHDTNDEVYSMAIKRLSQIDDMQIVVEQMLLTDKYMLGIPDSNRDRLMAYMNYATVKNKIDKVQLYKEWFYKAYMVVNEKAYIHTDKLLDGNSWYDADRTARICQKYVELVTSRGRLKTAVTNAEKMKLNKEIKTEICQLTELGGVQDD
- the prfA gene encoding peptide chain release factor 1; protein product: MFGRLEDLVHRYEDITLELSNPDVVNDQKRFRDLMKEQNDITPIVNAYNEYKSCKQNIEDSLTMLDEENDEELKELAKEELNDSKKRAEELENELKILLLPKDPNDDKDIIVEIRAGAGGDEAALFAAELFRMYTHYAESRRWKVEVVNSDETGIGGMKEIEFMVKGQGAYSVLKYESGVHRVQRVPETESGGRIHTSTATVAVMPEAEEVDVQIDEKDIRIDVMRASGNGGQCVNTTDSAVRLTHYPTGIVIYSQTEKSQIQNKEKAFALLRAKLYDMECQKAHDAEADARRSQIGTGDRSEKIRTYNFPQGRVTDHRIGLTLYKLDKIMDGDIQEIIDACIAADQAAKLAKMGEN
- a CDS encoding helicase-related protein, whose translation is MNAISSNEQMIQKINEVLQNKKDAIVNIVNDKLTISVFSLLEKNLQNVKEINFVIRDVKFLPHQSEIAHEFEINPTDVLFNAYDITEKNKLQHFSKARSMHDFIEKHVNIRKVNAGIRIGGNILIIDDDFMIQGSSSLEVSKKSSRDAFSNINFDTILNGSADKEQILAALETFKKIWFNEQVSVDYKDELLASLQYVYKEHAPEFLYYFTLNELFGNQLDAGVERFERDSVRFKKTEIWNALYDFQKDCVVSAIRKLNTYGGCIIADSVGLGKTFEALAIIKYFEIGMNRVLVLTPAKLYDNWNSFRGDYKDSFLHETFNYRIMLHTDLSRYSGMSRSGQDLKKFDWGLYDLVVIDESHNFRNRNDRYDDNDQLIMTRYARLMQDVIKHGNNNTKVLMLSATPVNNSLVDLKNQISIITRDTDSAFEEQGITSVENLLRRTSASINAWEKIPHHQKDQLLDSLPSDFYKLLELMTISRSRKHITSYYGDKGVGQFPEKNKPDTYNSDIDTKKELLHFRETNELLEALILSVYTPTRYIKEEYKKLYIEKYSLKGKHGGDMNFDTQANGMIILHRFNLFKRLESSVYSFEETLRRLLERIERTEQLLLKGSGNVSEEDADFDDNDSEDVYIEGKYEIDVKHLRVDDYLEDLASDKYIIAEIHKSAKRILDEQRDQKLQDLMGILERKVRETPYNAGNRKVIIFTAFADTADYLYNSLSEHMKDLGVYSACITGKRVVTNNRNVDSDFNSVLCAFSPVSKMKKEIPAEEQIDLLIGTDCISEGQNLQDCDTVINFDIQWNPVSLIQRFGRIDRIGSKNTNIQMINFFPNMELNEYLGLEARVKGKMTTLNLVSTGDEDVLTPEMNDFNFRKRQLERLKDEVIDIEDANDNISLTDLNMNEYLNELSEYIQNVPEIKKVPKGVYSVTDGDNAGVLFCFKHRNDANKPKSDSSLYPYYLIYMRNDGEVLFGNGQAREVVKQFRKLCYGKSKPVMELFQKFFVRTNNAKDMQFYSDLLNKAIKSIKGEEESKATQLMFDFGGFNNAFADETADDFELISFLVVE
- a CDS encoding site-specific DNA-methyltransferase encodes the protein MNNKVPQQINDIVGDNVKKLAQLFPSVVKDGEVDFEALKEELGQYEEVGSEKYELTWAGKKNAKRIAQEDVIGRTLKFIPEDSKDADTTENLYIEGDNLEVLKLLRQNYYGAIKMIYIDPPYNTGNDFVYNDSFEMSESESNIVEGTISVVGEKYVINSASTNKYHAKWLSMLYSRLKIAKDLLSDDGIISISIDEHEFENLIKLCKEVFGEQNYIGSIVVKSNPRGSMSTAELASLHEYLVLFAKSRNDVNIIGHALSENMLSEYKYEDAGGKYRLLGLRMRGGFWRRSERPNLYFPIYVNPNTGGVSLKKNYEFPEEALPIQPSTMEDGTWRWSKDKILLNSDQIIGRQVSRQGELEWDIFQKDYLSRGETRRTKAKSIWDESEINYQNGTEEVKRLLGKAGVFDYSKPVFLIKQIMNMLDLNNGDIVLDFFSGAATTAQAVFEYNIENNAQLFFGLVQLPELCDEKTEAYKSGYTNICEIGKERIRRAGDKIKSEHPDADIDIGFKVFRTADTNIKWN
- a CDS encoding RES domain-containing protein, with amino-acid sequence MNINTCEALLAELQIMQFKFESLNGQNKENNIANIVSTLKKCDIVTPKKEKWYRAREIQNNDENIIYNEVGIPIRGYDSEQSGVAPARYISEGRANDKNEQVLYVAEDQNTALKEIKTVKDSYISLSYCVLNKNIRLLDFSPYSNNELEGYANNQFNDGTYKMIFVEIQRILTLPEYSENEYVISRKLVRLIKENIKASGMLYISHYTGKKNIAIWDNNKFITFSEGKVVQGI